Proteins encoded within one genomic window of Nitrospira sp.:
- a CDS encoding formylglycine-generating enzyme family protein translates to MMVRILAGLALLCLGLNGSLLFANEQSARNLVELSTSKDGAPMIIVPAGSFPMGVPDGDRDGGRDEYPRHEVFVDTFAIDKFEVTNGLYLGFVKATGHRVPQNPTNPTRNLWHGDTITESLAERPVINVDWLDADAYCKWAGKRLPTEAEWEKTAKGTSDRRFPWGNVEPTAKHLNYNQRWIGEKTLMPVGSYEAGKSPFGAYDMAGNVWEWVNDWYDTQYYEKSPQKNPKGPDAGVKKVIRGAGWQNETPTVRIFTRVESDPTGRNESTGFRCAADVPLK, encoded by the coding sequence ATGATGGTTCGAATTCTTGCTGGGTTAGCTTTGTTGTGTCTTGGGCTCAATGGTTCTCTTTTGTTTGCAAATGAACAATCGGCTCGCAATCTGGTTGAGCTGTCGACGAGCAAGGACGGGGCCCCGATGATCATAGTGCCGGCTGGCTCGTTTCCAATGGGTGTACCTGATGGAGATCGAGACGGGGGGCGGGATGAATATCCTCGTCATGAGGTATTTGTCGACACGTTTGCGATCGACAAGTTTGAAGTGACAAACGGTCTCTATCTGGGCTTCGTCAAGGCCACTGGACATCGCGTGCCACAAAATCCAACAAATCCTACGAGAAATCTTTGGCACGGTGACACCATTACAGAGTCACTTGCCGAGCGTCCTGTGATCAATGTTGATTGGTTGGACGCGGACGCTTACTGCAAATGGGCGGGAAAGCGACTCCCGACGGAAGCCGAGTGGGAAAAGACAGCCAAAGGAACGTCCGACAGGCGATTTCCATGGGGGAATGTGGAGCCAACCGCTAAGCACCTCAATTATAATCAACGCTGGATTGGCGAGAAGACCCTCATGCCTGTTGGAAGTTATGAGGCGGGGAAGAGCCCATTTGGCGCATATGATATGGCCGGTAACGTCTGGGAATGGGTCAATGACTGGTATGACACCCAGTATTATGAGAAGAGCCCACAGAAGAACCCGAAAGGTCCAGATGCTGGTGTGAAGAAGGTTATTCGTGGCGCAGGATGGCAAAACGAAACGCCCACCGTCCGCATTTTTACCCGTGTCGAGAGCGATCCGACGGGTCGCAATGAATCGACAGGATTCCGGTGTGCAGCCGATGTTCCGCTGAAATAG
- a CDS encoding formylglycine-generating enzyme family protein, with amino-acid sequence MTLTGLIAVGGALALDVADVVRQWTPEGKRLAEERAKLPAHDDMIMIPAGEFLMGSDKKVDRNAYQAELPQRKVYLDAYEIDKFEVTTVQFLKYVLAHDLPPLIDWQYDGGNFQETMSNHPVMHISWTEADAYCRWAGKRLPTEAEWEKSARGEDGRIYPWGNQMAGLSRSNFGRTGLSGPVRDRPERLLLYPPIISVDKYDNAVSPYMAFQMSGNVAEWVADWYDSKYYATAPDQNPKGPEKGTQRSFRGGSWVDSTPSVRAAQRNGTDPGTKMNWLGFRCARDAKTSPEALN; translated from the coding sequence ATGACACTAACGGGACTGATCGCTGTGGGCGGAGCACTTGCATTGGACGTGGCTGATGTCGTCCGGCAATGGACGCCCGAAGGAAAACGACTGGCGGAGGAGCGAGCCAAGCTGCCGGCGCATGACGACATGATCATGATTCCTGCCGGCGAGTTTTTAATGGGAAGCGACAAGAAGGTTGATCGGAACGCCTACCAAGCCGAACTCCCGCAGCGCAAAGTCTATCTAGACGCCTACGAAATTGACAAATTTGAAGTCACAACCGTCCAATTTCTAAAATACGTCCTGGCTCATGATCTGCCGCCTCTGATCGACTGGCAGTATGACGGCGGAAACTTCCAAGAAACGATGTCGAATCATCCCGTCATGCATATATCCTGGACTGAAGCCGATGCCTACTGTCGATGGGCCGGCAAACGGCTCCCAACCGAAGCAGAATGGGAAAAATCCGCGCGTGGGGAAGATGGACGTATCTATCCCTGGGGCAATCAGATGGCTGGATTGTCGAGATCGAACTTCGGACGGACTGGTCTGTCAGGCCCCGTACGTGATCGCCCCGAGCGCCTCTTGCTCTATCCACCGATTATTTCTGTCGACAAGTACGACAATGCCGTGAGTCCGTACATGGCTTTTCAGATGTCCGGGAATGTGGCCGAGTGGGTCGCCGACTGGTATGACTCCAAATACTATGCGACGGCACCCGACCAGAATCCGAAGGGACCAGAAAAGGGAACCCAGCGGAGCTTCCGTGGCGGCAGCTGGGTCGACAGCACGCCGAGCGTACGAGCCGCGCAACGCAACGGAACAGACCCCGGCACAAAGATGAATTGGCTCGGCTTCCGTTGTGCACGAGATGCGAAGACTTCACCGGAAGCACTAAACTAA
- a CDS encoding formylglycine-generating enzyme family protein yields MQNSCTWSGISILLLLIMPCPSMAASESKPAPELAKHLTRIAGLAQPSPTVTIPAGSFLLGSKRVDGDPYGQWTQFDDTELPQHQVWLEAYEIDREEVSLGEYLSYLQRKNLYPSHKLQHLIWHVITVHFVSDQTLTRWPALYVTWAEANGLCRDKRARLPTEAEWEKAARGSAGTLYPWGEAAPTSSLAMFGQHHVHEIPILAAVDSHEAGKSPYGLHHMAGNVAEWVQDWFGFDYYAYMPERNPPGPTAGRYKGVRGGSWKSKQVMLRSATRGGAAPDQRSATIGFRCARSSTSPLP; encoded by the coding sequence ATGCAGAACAGTTGCACGTGGTCTGGAATCTCCATTCTTCTCCTTCTCATCATGCCATGCCCCAGTATGGCGGCATCTGAATCAAAACCCGCACCGGAACTGGCCAAGCACTTGACTCGGATCGCTGGGCTGGCCCAACCATCACCGACGGTGACCATCCCTGCCGGTTCATTTTTACTCGGTTCCAAGAGAGTCGATGGTGATCCGTATGGACAGTGGACACAGTTCGATGATACGGAACTCCCTCAGCATCAGGTCTGGTTGGAGGCCTATGAAATCGATCGTGAGGAAGTAAGCCTCGGGGAATACCTTTCCTATCTACAGAGGAAGAATCTGTACCCCTCCCATAAGCTACAGCACCTCATCTGGCACGTCATTACCGTCCATTTCGTTTCAGACCAGACTCTGACCCGCTGGCCCGCACTCTATGTGACCTGGGCTGAGGCAAATGGACTTTGCAGGGATAAACGTGCAAGACTTCCGACGGAAGCCGAATGGGAAAAGGCCGCACGCGGCTCTGCGGGTACCCTCTACCCATGGGGCGAAGCGGCTCCCACCTCCAGCCTCGCCATGTTTGGGCAACATCATGTTCATGAAATCCCCATTCTGGCCGCCGTCGATTCACATGAAGCCGGGAAGAGTCCCTATGGCCTTCACCATATGGCAGGGAACGTCGCTGAATGGGTACAGGACTGGTTCGGCTTCGACTACTATGCGTATATGCCGGAGCGTAATCCACCAGGCCCAACTGCAGGGCGCTATAAAGGCGTTCGCGGAGGCTCCTGGAAAAGTAAGCAAGTGATGCTCCGATCCGCGACCAGAGGCGGGGCAGCTCCGGATCAACGTTCGGCCACGATTGGGTTCCGGTGCGCACGATCATCGACGTCTCCACTCCCGTAA
- a CDS encoding serine protease, with product MSDLASSRSRCAGLFTLVVAVVSMMPSLELRAETTPLSQDVFQRARQVTVGILADTQDQRTPEKPGKVAVRGTGFHLRDGYVVTARHAAEKHDPTTGTLLQKRIRILTNDLHELPADLVGDSAFMDVVLYRVSEQHRSKLQAGTSFATEDVSPGMEVFTVGYPLGWGPTMAFGRIGNTNTFLQTVDTRLMQADLSACSGNSGGGLFNAQGEVVGILHAVIQTDKEETQTYCSRMTFAIPGSLAERIVQAALSGKPFTFSKLGIHMTSVKDGTRLRVAVKDVAEPAKTAGIQKHDILLAIEDTEILDGAQLKNYLIEHTTPGQRVSVKVRRIDADLTFHVVLGGG from the coding sequence ATGAGTGATCTCGCCTCTTCTCGATCTCGGTGTGCGGGGCTATTCACGCTCGTTGTAGCTGTTGTATCGATGATGCCCAGTCTTGAGCTGAGAGCCGAAACGACGCCGCTCAGCCAAGACGTGTTTCAACGAGCGAGACAGGTGACGGTGGGAATTCTGGCAGACACCCAAGATCAACGAACCCCGGAGAAGCCAGGAAAAGTTGCTGTTCGGGGCACAGGCTTTCATCTGCGAGACGGGTATGTGGTTACAGCCAGACATGCTGCGGAAAAGCATGATCCGACGACTGGGACTCTCCTCCAGAAGCGAATTCGTATACTGACCAATGATCTGCATGAACTTCCAGCCGATCTCGTTGGTGACAGTGCCTTTATGGATGTCGTGCTCTATCGAGTGAGTGAACAGCATCGCTCGAAGCTACAGGCTGGGACGTCATTTGCTACGGAGGACGTTTCACCAGGAATGGAAGTGTTTACTGTCGGTTATCCGCTTGGCTGGGGGCCGACCATGGCATTCGGGCGGATCGGAAACACCAATACATTCTTGCAAACCGTCGATACCCGCCTTATGCAGGCGGACCTTTCGGCATGCAGCGGAAACTCGGGAGGCGGACTGTTTAATGCGCAAGGAGAAGTTGTCGGCATTCTGCATGCCGTGATCCAAACCGATAAAGAAGAAACCCAGACGTATTGTAGCCGTATGACTTTTGCCATTCCGGGAAGCCTCGCCGAGCGTATCGTCCAAGCCGCTCTTTCAGGGAAGCCTTTTACGTTTTCAAAACTCGGGATCCATATGACATCGGTGAAAGATGGCACGAGGTTGCGCGTGGCGGTCAAAGATGTCGCGGAGCCGGCGAAGACGGCAGGGATTCAGAAGCACGATATCTTGCTGGCGATCGAGGACACAGAAATTCTCGACGGTGCGCAGCTTAAAAACTATCTCATCGAGCACACGACCCCAGGCCAAAGGGTTTCCGTCAAAGTTCGCCGAATCGATGCCGACCTGACGTTTCATGTGGTGTTAGGTGGAGGATGA
- a CDS encoding carboxypeptidase regulatory-like domain-containing protein — MRQAMMSALWAAGCMSAFLTIGHGTDAGAYESAPVVDGGTVRGTVTFKGIVPEPKEFQLRRSPDSEFCGALSDGNGHRLLKEVTIGPEGGLKDVVVLVEGIQKGKPFTFTDAEVEASLCQFLPFVTVVSDNRRITVFNRDPVPHDIQGYAYDQAGVDIVLQRPALHGSGTTDVVQLVKGRKAFTMQCGMHPYMQNWGYAIDNPYYGVTGPTGSFAIGDLPAGTYHIKAWHPILGSQERDITVKPNETVSLDLWFEAK; from the coding sequence ATGAGACAGGCAATGATGAGCGCATTATGGGCAGCGGGCTGTATGTCGGCCTTTCTGACAATCGGACATGGAACCGATGCCGGGGCCTATGAGTCGGCACCGGTGGTGGACGGAGGGACGGTGCGGGGGACGGTCACGTTCAAGGGCATCGTGCCCGAGCCGAAGGAATTCCAGTTGCGCCGCTCCCCGGACAGCGAGTTTTGCGGGGCGCTGTCCGATGGCAATGGGCATCGGCTCCTGAAGGAAGTTACGATCGGGCCGGAGGGGGGACTCAAGGATGTGGTCGTCCTCGTGGAAGGCATCCAGAAAGGGAAGCCGTTTACCTTCACCGATGCCGAAGTAGAAGCCAGTCTCTGTCAGTTCCTGCCCTTCGTGACGGTGGTGAGCGACAATCGCCGCATCACGGTGTTTAATCGTGATCCGGTGCCCCACGACATTCAAGGCTATGCGTACGATCAAGCCGGCGTCGATATCGTTCTCCAACGGCCTGCGTTGCACGGGAGCGGGACTACCGATGTCGTGCAGCTGGTCAAAGGGCGAAAAGCGTTTACCATGCAGTGCGGCATGCATCCCTACATGCAGAACTGGGGCTATGCGATCGATAATCCGTATTATGGGGTCACGGGCCCCACTGGTTCGTTCGCCATCGGCGATCTCCCAGCCGGGACGTATCACATCAAGGCCTGGCATCCGATCCTCGGAAGCCAAGAGCGGGACATTACCGTCAAGCCCAATGAGACGGTGTCACTCGATCTGTGGTTTGAAGCCAAGTGA
- a CDS encoding threonylcarbamoyl-AMP synthase, whose amino-acid sequence MERENNHVKGAIRSASDAESIRRAGRIIKTGGLVAFPTETVYGLGCDAMNAEAAAKIFEAKQRPQFDPLIVHIADRKQLETLVEFVPPLAQQLMDHFWPGPLTLILPKQTAVPDLITAGLSTVAVRMPNHPVAQSLIREAGTPIAAPSANLFGYVSPTTAQHVAAGLGSTVDLILDDGPCPIGVESTIVSLAGSQPELLRPGSITIEQLSAVIGAIRRSVSVNHTPIAPGQLSRHYATQTPLTILASAGARPILKDGVRTGLLIHSHARDTDDRFAAVEVLSSTGDLREAARHLFAALRRLDSLGLDRIYAEPCQEEGLGVAIMDRLHRCATL is encoded by the coding sequence ATGGAGAGAGAGAATAATCATGTGAAGGGCGCCATCCGCTCGGCATCAGATGCTGAATCCATTCGACGAGCGGGAAGAATCATCAAAACAGGTGGACTCGTCGCGTTTCCGACCGAAACGGTCTATGGACTCGGCTGCGATGCGATGAATGCTGAGGCAGCCGCGAAGATCTTTGAAGCTAAACAACGTCCTCAGTTCGACCCGCTCATCGTTCACATCGCCGATCGGAAACAGTTAGAGACTCTGGTGGAATTCGTCCCACCTCTTGCTCAACAGCTTATGGATCACTTCTGGCCAGGCCCGCTCACATTGATCTTACCGAAACAAACTGCCGTCCCAGATCTCATCACCGCTGGGCTCTCGACGGTTGCAGTGAGAATGCCAAACCATCCGGTGGCACAGAGTCTTATTCGAGAGGCAGGCACCCCGATCGCAGCCCCCAGCGCCAATCTATTCGGCTATGTCAGTCCAACAACGGCTCAGCACGTTGCTGCTGGGCTTGGGAGTACCGTCGACCTCATACTTGATGACGGACCATGTCCGATTGGAGTTGAATCGACGATTGTTTCACTGGCAGGATCACAGCCCGAGTTGTTGCGCCCAGGCAGCATCACCATCGAACAACTCAGTGCCGTCATCGGTGCTATTCGTCGATCGGTGTCTGTGAATCACACACCAATCGCGCCTGGTCAATTATCACGCCACTACGCAACGCAGACACCACTGACGATCTTAGCCTCAGCTGGAGCAAGGCCAATCCTGAAAGATGGCGTGCGCACGGGCTTACTCATCCACTCGCATGCAAGAGACACCGACGATCGCTTTGCTGCCGTTGAAGTTCTTTCTTCAACCGGCGATCTAAGGGAAGCCGCACGCCATCTGTTTGCAGCATTGCGAAGGCTGGACTCCCTTGGTCTAGATCGAATCTATGCGGAGCCTTGTCAGGAAGAAGGGTTGGGGGTCGCGATCATGGATCGCTTGCATCGCTGCGCAACGCTATAA
- a CDS encoding peptidylprolyl isomerase, translating into MSMQFQKKDPRVTIATRFGEIKIRFYPDAAPRHVENLINLIKMGFYDGTTFHRVVPGFIIQGGDPLSKTPERALHGTGGPGYFLSPEPNDYPHKRGAVSMAKMPRESNSTRDFNDNGSQFFICVGDNSGLDRCYTVFGEVFRGIDVVDKIVGVSRDERDNPLDPIRITMTVKE; encoded by the coding sequence ATGAGCATGCAGTTTCAAAAGAAGGATCCCCGCGTCACGATCGCCACGAGATTCGGTGAGATCAAGATTCGCTTCTACCCAGACGCCGCCCCGCGCCATGTGGAGAACCTCATCAATCTCATCAAGATGGGGTTCTATGACGGCACCACGTTCCATCGTGTGGTGCCTGGGTTCATCATTCAGGGTGGCGATCCGTTGAGTAAAACTCCCGAGCGTGCACTCCACGGCACGGGCGGACCAGGATACTTTCTTTCCCCCGAACCGAATGACTACCCACACAAGCGCGGTGCGGTTTCCATGGCGAAAATGCCGCGTGAGAGCAATAGTACGCGTGACTTCAACGATAACGGCTCACAGTTTTTTATCTGCGTCGGAGACAACAGCGGGTTGGATCGGTGCTACACAGTGTTTGGAGAAGTCTTTCGTGGGATCGACGTCGTCGACAAGATTGTCGGTGTCTCTCGTGACGAGCGAGACAACCCACTCGATCCGATCAGGATTACGATGACCGTGAAGGAGTAG